One genomic segment of Methanolacinia paynteri includes these proteins:
- a CDS encoding PEGA domain-containing protein: protein MSAGRNRTLFIFSAAIVLAAVLMVSCVSAEDTTKGSLDVSSNPSGADVYLNDEFIGNTPLTVNALYPGIYYVRLEMTGYEPWEKIFDIKEGETTYISYNLDASVGEAYSINTEPDGAEIYFDDEFKGYSDKVLNNLPTGQHEITLVLDGYQDYRRIVYIQEGMSQSLTHVFEPMPTTGTVVVESVPSNADVYMNGEYMGRSMLTLEEVEPGTYSITVKKTGYEDWDGVVVVEAGKISDVSAELTAAKAPVTINTVPEGASVVYDGEDLGTTPLEFQAGQGKHELVITKFGYADLTTSINVSYEGGDYVFELVPMIAEAIAEAEAVIAENSEYGPAGAQTAIEKAKEAYNDGDDEGALSWAQIAFRLAGDVDDDGIDNQNDMAPGVNNIIIYISPVFILIALIALIGYDFRRHIINPVLEIEVPPSIDPDDEDAKAKISIDTGGPAKGHVCTVMIDGERVEYISETGTFDISLAGRMPGLHKIEAKLEVARERYGTKVVTASKVFEVGSDIIIAEEMME from the coding sequence ATGAGTGCCGGGCGGAATAGAACCCTGTTCATATTTTCTGCTGCAATAGTGCTTGCAGCAGTACTCATGGTCTCCTGCGTCTCGGCCGAAGATACGACGAAAGGATCGCTTGATGTCAGTTCGAATCCTTCGGGGGCGGATGTCTACCTCAACGACGAATTCATAGGGAATACACCACTTACGGTGAATGCTCTTTATCCCGGCATATATTACGTCAGGCTCGAGATGACAGGCTATGAACCATGGGAAAAGATATTCGATATAAAAGAGGGAGAGACCACCTACATATCCTATAACCTTGACGCATCAGTCGGTGAGGCATACTCCATAAATACCGAACCTGATGGTGCTGAGATCTATTTTGACGATGAATTCAAGGGTTATTCCGACAAGGTCCTAAACAATCTTCCCACGGGACAGCATGAAATCACCCTCGTCCTCGACGGGTACCAGGACTACAGGAGAATTGTCTATATCCAGGAGGGAATGTCGCAGTCGCTTACTCACGTATTCGAACCGATGCCCACCACAGGTACGGTGGTAGTAGAGTCTGTACCGTCAAATGCCGATGTCTATATGAACGGCGAATACATGGGAAGGTCAATGCTTACCCTCGAGGAGGTCGAACCCGGCACATACAGCATTACCGTGAAAAAGACCGGCTATGAGGACTGGGACGGTGTGGTTGTGGTCGAAGCCGGAAAGATCTCGGATGTCTCTGCCGAACTCACGGCGGCCAAAGCGCCGGTTACCATCAATACGGTTCCCGAAGGCGCCTCGGTTGTATATGACGGAGAAGACTTGGGCACCACGCCGCTCGAATTTCAGGCCGGGCAGGGGAAGCACGAGCTTGTGATCACGAAATTCGGTTATGCCGACCTGACTACATCGATCAATGTCAGTTACGAGGGAGGAGACTACGTCTTCGAACTTGTGCCGATGATCGCCGAGGCGATAGCGGAGGCCGAAGCGGTGATAGCGGAGAACAGCGAGTACGGCCCGGCCGGAGCACAAACCGCCATAGAGAAGGCGAAGGAAGCCTACAACGACGGCGATGATGAAGGAGCTCTTTCATGGGCGCAGATCGCATTCCGGCTTGCCGGCGATGTGGACGACGACGGGATCGACAACCAGAACGACATGGCCCCGGGGGTGAACAATATTATAATCTACATCTCCCCGGTTTTCATCCTGATTGCTCTGATTGCCCTGATCGGCTACGATTTCAGGCGTCACATCATAAACCCTGTCCTTGAGATTGAGGTTCCCCCCTCGATCGATCCGGACGACGAAGACGCAAAGGCGAAGATCTCGATCGATACGGGCGGGCCCGCAAAAGGGCATGTGTGCACAGTCATGATAGACGGGGAGAGGGTGGAATACATCTCTGAGACCGGAACGTTCGACATAAGCCTTGCCGGGAGGATGCCCGGCCTGCACAAAATAGAGGCAAAGCTCGAAGTTGCAAGGGAGAGATACGGAACTAAGGTCGTTACGGCATCGAAGGTCTTTGAAGTGGGCAGCGATATCATCATCGCCGAAGAGATGATGGAGTGA
- a CDS encoding cache domain-containing protein — MEKRAIFFGFLIVLLVAAFSAGCTLGGEANGTAHGNTAPPETTRDKGVMPGEPVRLSGNITVGELMSFVSGAAGYAKSAGMTGALREFGDPDGEFSSGDVYIYAYGFNGTLLAHPYQPDLVGTDRSNWTDARGFPFYKASAYTAENGGGFVAYLYPKPDDGVINESAKGDYAPKIGCVMPVDDEWWIGSGLYLSDLVDLDTCTTPATTREMISLVESGVAYALENGNEAAFEAISDKNGAFVDESGHYLYAYDYNGTLLAHPYLTDRIGQDLIDHEGAFGEKDIRMLVGAAQEGGGYVVFSWPNPDNGDKPEIKIGYVLPVDDEWWLGSGVYLSEITGDDEAIPE; from the coding sequence ATGGAAAAACGGGCGATTTTTTTTGGATTTCTGATAGTGCTGCTGGTTGCGGCTTTTTCCGCCGGGTGCACTTTGGGCGGGGAAGCGAACGGCACTGCCCATGGTAATACTGCACCGCCTGAAACAACCAGAGATAAAGGAGTTATGCCCGGTGAACCGGTCCGGCTCTCCGGCAATATTACAGTCGGTGAACTGATGTCTTTTGTATCAGGTGCGGCTGGTTATGCAAAGTCCGCAGGGATGACCGGTGCATTGAGGGAGTTCGGAGATCCGGACGGGGAGTTCTCATCCGGCGATGTGTACATCTATGCCTACGGTTTCAACGGAACTCTCCTTGCCCACCCATATCAGCCGGATCTTGTCGGGACCGACAGGTCGAACTGGACCGATGCACGTGGATTCCCGTTCTACAAGGCGTCCGCGTACACGGCTGAAAACGGTGGCGGATTCGTTGCATATCTCTACCCTAAGCCCGATGACGGAGTAATCAACGAATCGGCAAAAGGAGACTATGCCCCCAAGATCGGCTGTGTCATGCCGGTCGATGACGAATGGTGGATAGGTTCGGGACTTTATCTCTCGGATCTGGTCGACTTGGATACGTGTACCACCCCGGCGACAACCAGGGAGATGATCTCCCTTGTCGAATCAGGTGTTGCATATGCACTTGAAAACGGCAATGAAGCGGCCTTCGAGGCAATCTCAGATAAAAACGGTGCATTTGTCGATGAATCCGGGCATTATCTCTATGCCTACGACTACAACGGAACTCTTCTTGCACATCCCTACCTGACAGACAGGATCGGGCAGGACCTCATAGATCACGAGGGTGCATTCGGGGAGAAGGACATCCGGATGCTTGTCGGGGCTGCACAGGAAGGCGGCGGGTACGTTGTCTTCTCCTGGCCGAATCCGGACAATGGGGACAAACCCGAGATAAAGATCGGCTATGTGCTTCCCGTCGATGACGAGTGGTGGCTCGGCTCCGGCGTCTACCTGAGCGAGATTACCGGGGACGACGAGGCCATCCCCGAATAA
- a CDS encoding substrate-binding periplasmic protein, with product MIEKILCYGVFVIFLLSAISCGCLGESPPGPAAPAEDSGLRIITEDFPPYNYIDEEGNITGQSTDVVNGILEKLNMKADIELMPWGDGYNIVLNEPATALYSTGRTTEREPLFKWAGPIASYETVLYAKAGSGIEIDSLEAAKKAGSIVVVRDDSRQQFLTENGFENLILCEDDTECIRKLMDGEAVLWFGSSANAEEIAFNAGYDPAALSAVYPVRTVGLYIAFNPAVPDETVSEWQT from the coding sequence ATGATTGAAAAAATATTATGTTATGGGGTTTTCGTTATATTTCTTCTATCTGCAATTTCATGCGGTTGCCTGGGAGAGTCCCCTCCCGGGCCTGCGGCCCCTGCAGAAGATTCCGGGCTCAGGATAATCACTGAAGATTTCCCGCCATACAATTATATCGACGAGGAAGGGAATATCACCGGGCAGTCAACGGATGTTGTGAACGGAATCCTTGAAAAGCTGAACATGAAGGCCGATATCGAACTTATGCCCTGGGGGGACGGCTATAATATCGTGCTCAATGAACCCGCAACGGCGCTCTATTCAACCGGCAGGACCACTGAAAGGGAACCGCTTTTCAAATGGGCCGGGCCCATCGCCTCCTACGAGACCGTGCTGTATGCAAAAGCCGGCTCTGGGATCGAAATCGACAGCCTCGAGGCTGCAAAAAAGGCGGGAAGCATTGTTGTCGTCAGGGACGATTCGCGCCAGCAGTTCCTGACGGAAAACGGATTTGAAAACCTCATCCTCTGTGAAGATGATACCGAATGCATCAGGAAACTTATGGACGGCGAAGCGGTTCTTTGGTTTGGCAGCAGTGCAAATGCAGAGGAGATCGCATTTAACGCCGGTTATGATCCAGCTGCATTGTCAGCCGTATATCCGGTAAGAACCGTCGGGCTGTACATCGCATTCAATCCTGCGGTGCCTGATGAGACCGTGTCGGAATGGCAAACGTGA
- a CDS encoding tubulin-like doman-containing protein, which yields MRLPNDGIIEGRPFQMPDELTVVAVGGCGKKLISQIYEHDWFLKHYLSDAKRLTLYTLDTDTNQRKEDLRRVAGVEKKLSEIQKTENLTGGSVKAFHYHIPDLANVDRVSSLTSKDIIEQVKNRREPPLVDVWWMNDPDYGFDYQELKKVDPNIVDDFGGGVHRRRAISKAVFYKAITQGGEQFPSFQGHGPVAIIVGLGGGTGSGMFIDLARYIKEKRGQEAKIWLFCVLPAAGEGEKEQLNAAIALSEIEYLNMKDDKLFNYIVLSSLSPTGYVDGGDRKREVVEFDSSFPYMFINAFYLPTADISAIVDAKRDYSGFIFADSHVIEYPVENLRTLKKGFEDVIASYSEISNERTRLLKEISTFFATNENLYPAEFSKTDTEITHSDVTKFKKEIEKIRNVWENEITSLLNFQTQNIIESAISNNMPVELKELDRINEFDKLAEYVTRLKKSLENESKPHENAKDQELYELVKKNLNLLGQMAELQNKTLAVRDNSARLALVNLIRGEENFGKISGDISSETGKLRAEVSEADTKVSKKRSELDEIVKLRDRDVGLVKSEINALAKPVDDYIALGHGGDESGRSLEDLEREYIDKFAWLMSLLIERINETSGKKKLKPIRRDAWMGSLPLGEMQTDIDRLEKITGTDLAYLNDLAESVSLYYFNDYMMRVAKKQGFGDTLLGKKLNFEMFRSEKATKEERINKIARMHPGRIFIREPFEIYVQDRFITGEFDSKMVSLREAVIEPLVSQFNLESEEKKALISSFSGGDSGRILSGLRERLTGIINSREGYESRIDSINGEIDDLIQSKKEMQQEIEFFTRLDELISSSFEARKKLKAALDSYDSGLRDIEERRRGGSKTIEGMYRTWFGEINPAILSLLNDDSDLSSLDYDNDGKKEIEKLYNIVRWKYKDLIDAHKLGVNNLSVGHGPGGTERWSFEKSALVASSPSRWLSQMTDNNAGDFRRYLVKALDLKGVDSAKVNSHNYTKPWEVSLTFFAAASFLDNISPLTTGGGYWEKYERSKNNILHHALYLQQGKYVTRKRTLLLADAAEIAGLEDGNKKSRDEAKERVLDLYEVKDIKEAAGE from the coding sequence ATGAGATTGCCAAATGACGGCATAATCGAGGGAAGACCCTTCCAGATGCCCGACGAACTCACAGTCGTCGCGGTAGGCGGATGCGGAAAAAAGCTGATCTCGCAGATCTACGAGCACGACTGGTTCCTGAAGCACTACCTTTCCGACGCCAAGAGACTTACCCTCTACACACTCGACACCGATACCAACCAGAGGAAAGAAGACCTCCGGAGGGTCGCGGGTGTCGAGAAGAAACTCTCCGAGATCCAAAAGACCGAAAACCTCACAGGCGGAAGCGTCAAGGCATTCCACTATCACATCCCCGATCTCGCGAATGTCGACCGCGTCTCGTCCCTGACTTCAAAGGATATAATCGAGCAGGTAAAGAACCGGAGGGAGCCGCCGCTCGTGGACGTCTGGTGGATGAACGATCCGGATTACGGCTTCGACTACCAGGAGTTGAAGAAGGTAGACCCGAACATCGTCGATGACTTCGGCGGGGGAGTGCACAGGCGCCGTGCGATCTCCAAGGCCGTATTCTACAAAGCCATAACGCAGGGCGGCGAGCAGTTCCCGTCATTCCAGGGACACGGGCCGGTGGCGATCATCGTCGGACTCGGCGGAGGAACCGGCTCGGGGATGTTCATCGATCTCGCCCGCTACATCAAGGAGAAACGCGGACAAGAGGCAAAGATTTGGCTCTTCTGCGTCCTTCCTGCGGCAGGAGAAGGGGAGAAGGAACAGCTCAACGCTGCAATCGCACTCTCAGAGATAGAATACCTGAACATGAAGGACGACAAGCTCTTCAACTACATCGTCCTCTCTTCCTTAAGCCCGACCGGCTACGTAGACGGCGGAGACCGGAAGAGGGAGGTAGTCGAGTTCGATTCGTCCTTCCCGTACATGTTCATCAACGCATTTTACCTCCCGACGGCCGATATTTCGGCGATAGTCGATGCAAAGAGAGACTATTCGGGATTCATATTCGCGGACTCGCATGTGATCGAGTATCCTGTCGAGAACCTACGGACCCTGAAAAAAGGATTCGAGGATGTGATCGCGTCCTACTCGGAGATCTCGAACGAAAGAACACGCCTCTTAAAAGAGATCTCGACCTTCTTCGCCACGAACGAGAACCTCTACCCGGCCGAGTTCTCAAAGACGGACACAGAGATTACGCATTCCGACGTAACCAAATTCAAGAAGGAGATCGAGAAGATCAGGAATGTCTGGGAGAACGAGATCACGTCTCTTCTCAACTTCCAGACGCAGAATATCATCGAATCCGCAATAAGCAACAACATGCCGGTAGAGCTGAAGGAGCTCGACAGGATTAACGAATTCGACAAGCTCGCCGAATATGTCACAAGGCTCAAAAAGTCCCTTGAAAACGAGAGTAAACCGCACGAGAACGCGAAGGACCAGGAACTCTACGAACTTGTCAAAAAGAATCTCAACCTCCTCGGGCAGATGGCCGAACTCCAGAATAAGACGCTCGCGGTCAGGGACAACTCGGCCCGTCTCGCCCTTGTAAACCTGATCAGGGGCGAAGAGAACTTCGGAAAGATTTCAGGGGATATCTCCTCCGAGACCGGAAAGCTCAGGGCGGAAGTGAGCGAGGCAGATACCAAAGTTTCGAAGAAGAGATCCGAGCTCGACGAGATCGTAAAGCTCAGGGACAGGGATGTCGGCCTTGTCAAATCAGAGATCAACGCCCTCGCAAAACCTGTCGACGATTATATCGCGCTGGGCCACGGGGGAGACGAAAGCGGCAGGTCGCTTGAGGATCTTGAAAGAGAGTATATCGATAAATTCGCATGGCTGATGTCGCTCCTCATCGAGAGGATCAATGAAACCTCTGGCAAGAAGAAGCTGAAGCCGATCAGGCGCGATGCCTGGATGGGCTCTCTCCCGCTCGGCGAGATGCAGACCGATATCGACAGGCTGGAAAAGATTACCGGAACCGATCTTGCATACCTGAACGACCTCGCCGAATCCGTCTCGCTCTACTACTTCAACGATTATATGATGAGAGTAGCCAAAAAGCAGGGATTCGGGGACACGCTCCTCGGGAAGAAGCTCAACTTCGAGATGTTCAGGAGCGAAAAGGCCACAAAGGAGGAACGCATCAACAAGATCGCGAGGATGCATCCCGGAAGGATCTTCATCCGCGAACCCTTCGAGATATATGTCCAGGACAGGTTCATCACGGGAGAGTTCGACTCGAAGATGGTCTCCCTCCGCGAGGCCGTAATCGAGCCGCTCGTCTCCCAGTTCAATCTCGAATCCGAGGAGAAAAAGGCGCTTATATCCTCGTTTTCAGGCGGAGACAGCGGACGGATACTCTCTGGCCTCAGGGAACGGCTTACAGGGATCATCAACAGCCGCGAAGGATACGAATCGAGAATCGACAGTATCAACGGCGAGATCGACGACCTTATCCAGTCCAAAAAAGAGATGCAGCAGGAGATCGAGTTCTTCACCAGGCTCGACGAGCTCATCTCTTCTTCGTTTGAGGCAAGGAAGAAGCTCAAAGCCGCACTCGACAGCTACGACTCCGGCCTCAGGGATATCGAGGAGAGAAGACGCGGCGGCTCGAAGACCATCGAAGGCATGTACAGGACATGGTTCGGGGAGATCAATCCCGCCATACTGTCCCTGCTAAACGACGACTCGGACCTCTCTTCGCTCGACTACGACAACGACGGGAAGAAGGAGATCGAGAAGCTCTACAATATCGTCAGGTGGAAGTACAAGGATCTCATAGATGCGCACAAGCTCGGCGTGAACAACCTCTCCGTCGGCCACGGACCCGGAGGAACGGAGAGATGGAGCTTCGAGAAATCAGCACTCGTCGCATCGTCGCCCTCCAGGTGGCTGTCGCAGATGACCGACAACAATGCGGGAGACTTCAGGCGGTATCTTGTAAAGGCCCTCGACCTCAAGGGTGTGGACTCAGCCAAGGTCAACTCGCACAACTACACGAAGCCCTGGGAGGTCTCGCTCACGTTCTTTGCCGCGGCAAGCTTCCTCGACAATATCTCGCCCCTTACGACCGGCGGCGGGTATTGGGAGAAATACGAGAGATCTAAGAACAACATCCTGCATCACGCCCTCTACCTCCAGCAGGGGAAGTATGTGACACGCAAACGCACCCTCCTGCTCGCCGATGCGGCAGAGATCGCAGGCCTTGAAGACGGCAACAAGAAGTCTAGGGACGAGGCAAAGGAGAGGGTTCTTGATCTTTACGAGGTGAAGGATATCAAAGAGGCTGCCGGGGAATGA
- a CDS encoding PDC sensor domain-containing protein, whose product MSGNSLPYTISSSQTSSPELQDALDSMKADGTYDTILARYGLTEPGYAVEYGPETALFALMSYCDGRMASVQRGLEAAAVTSEAASGDWQEIRPVLAGIEDNEPDARMWYSYTNGTYYTVVDGLASANLMNRSYFPIILSGQESVGTVVVSYSTGKSTAIVAVPVKDGDDVTGVLGASVYLEGITEALKDELPGTVFNAVDKEGKFALNSDTGLISQEVMINDGNTSFGRAVEYMLFTGEGSVEYESQGKNWNAVFRKSPLTGWIYSVAESA is encoded by the coding sequence TTGTCAGGAAACTCTCTTCCATATACGATATCATCTTCTCAAACATCTTCACCGGAACTGCAAGATGCTCTCGACTCCATGAAGGCCGACGGAACATATGACACCATACTCGCAAGATACGGTCTGACCGAACCAGGATATGCGGTCGAATACGGCCCTGAAACCGCCCTTTTTGCACTGATGTCCTACTGCGACGGAAGAATGGCCTCTGTACAGAGGGGGCTTGAAGCTGCAGCCGTCACATCTGAGGCGGCATCGGGGGATTGGCAGGAGATAAGACCGGTCCTTGCCGGGATCGAAGACAATGAACCGGATGCAAGAATGTGGTATTCCTATACCAACGGGACCTATTATACTGTCGTCGACGGCCTTGCAAGTGCGAACCTGATGAACCGTTCGTACTTCCCGATCATCCTTTCGGGACAGGAATCTGTCGGAACGGTAGTTGTAAGCTATTCAACCGGCAAAAGTACGGCAATTGTGGCTGTGCCAGTGAAGGACGGAGACGATGTCACGGGCGTGCTTGGCGCCTCAGTTTATCTCGAGGGAATTACCGAAGCCCTGAAGGACGAACTCCCGGGCACTGTGTTCAATGCAGTCGACAAAGAAGGAAAATTCGCGCTGAATTCGGATACCGGGCTGATTTCACAGGAAGTAATGATTAACGACGGAAACACTTCATTCGGCCGTGCAGTGGAATATATGCTCTTTACCGGCGAGGGATCGGTCGAATACGAGTCCCAAGGCAAAAACTGGAATGCTGTATTCAGGAAATCACCTCTTACCGGGTGGATCTATTCAGTTGCGGAAAGCGCCTGA
- a CDS encoding EFR1 family ferrodoxin (N-terminal region resembles flavodoxins. C-terminal ferrodoxin region binds two 4Fe-4S clusters.): MQKGKEKRRTKIYYFTGTGNSLAAARRIGESLGECEHIPIASIKEAEGKIEPGVERVGIVCPVYDAGVPLMIRDFAGRIDLSSAEYCFAVVTMAGMGASALHVLDKTLRDNCGRGLDSGFAVRMPGNFPPLSKPPQGEKRDKILREADVKLDEIAGKIGEGRKDYPAFAPVSSLLKILTYGKFIKGVRSYDSEFIVKDNCISCHVCSDVCPTGNIKLTGGWPKWNHNCELCFACLHFCPVEAIQWGKRTEGRGRYRHPDIRILDMKVQKGDNERAGSELIQDTT; this comes from the coding sequence ATTCAAAAAGGGAAAGAGAAGAGGAGGACGAAGATCTACTATTTTACCGGAACGGGAAACTCCCTTGCAGCGGCGAGGCGGATCGGTGAATCGCTTGGCGAATGTGAGCATATACCGATAGCATCGATTAAAGAGGCGGAAGGAAAGATAGAACCCGGTGTCGAACGTGTCGGGATAGTATGCCCGGTATACGATGCCGGAGTCCCGCTGATGATCAGGGACTTTGCCGGAAGGATCGATTTAAGCAGTGCGGAGTACTGTTTCGCCGTCGTTACGATGGCCGGAATGGGGGCGTCCGCTCTTCATGTCCTTGATAAAACCCTCAGGGACAACTGCGGAAGGGGGCTTGATTCCGGATTTGCCGTAAGGATGCCCGGAAACTTCCCTCCGCTCTCCAAACCGCCGCAGGGAGAGAAGAGAGACAAAATCCTCAGGGAGGCGGATGTCAAACTGGATGAGATCGCCGGAAAGATCGGGGAGGGAAGGAAAGATTACCCTGCATTCGCACCAGTATCTTCTCTCCTGAAGATCCTGACCTACGGAAAATTCATTAAAGGAGTCCGGAGCTACGACAGCGAATTTATCGTCAAAGACAACTGCATCTCATGCCATGTATGCAGCGACGTCTGCCCGACTGGAAACATAAAACTTACAGGAGGATGGCCGAAATGGAATCATAACTGCGAGTTGTGCTTTGCATGCCTCCATTTCTGCCCGGTTGAGGCAATCCAGTGGGGAAAGCGGACCGAAGGACGCGGGAGATACAGGCACCCGGATATAAGGATTCTTGATATGAAGGTCCAGAAGGGAGATAACGAACGAGCAGGCAGTGAATTAATTCAGGATACAACATAA
- a CDS encoding MFS transporter has protein sequence MKHGIFHAERTSGSRDKFSHGTTIILLSACILLPMISESMLVAALPGIELEFSTQGIIGAWILPVVLLLGASLCPFLGTLGDNLGRKKVLSIGLAFYVAGVLLSGFSWDIWSLLLFRAMQGIGIAASPIAFAIVSEHFPPERVSTGIGILAGCYGAGTLLGIFFGSIVTGILGWRWTYYILIPVVILHLVLVNLKIPSSPGTPGRKSDWAGAFLLLVAIFFLMTAVTLCYGGEFESLPVAVSVALSVIVGVLFVYCEKRSAFPSIDLRMLKKRKVAIIAAMALLLNMTTFLYVQVFPFIIQSPAGLMLGELFVGCIMVPGSIADMIMSTSAGVWVRRKGHKPVFYLGGVLIIIAPLVYFLLPLSVITLAAVYTIFCAGMGMISTAYLILMIGTVPPDRTAGATGLLNSYTNIGGMIGPIITGIFLATFSVKTVVDGVSWQTPTPEAFFYTFATGMAAALVIMMLIIAINNGRKVQL, from the coding sequence CGATGATATCGGAGTCGATGCTTGTTGCCGCACTTCCGGGAATAGAACTTGAGTTCTCGACCCAGGGAATAATAGGGGCATGGATCCTTCCGGTAGTTCTTCTCCTTGGAGCGAGTTTATGCCCGTTCCTCGGGACACTCGGCGACAACCTCGGAAGAAAGAAGGTTCTCTCCATAGGCCTTGCCTTCTATGTCGCCGGAGTTTTGCTCTCCGGGTTCTCGTGGGATATCTGGTCGCTTCTCCTCTTCAGGGCGATGCAGGGCATAGGCATAGCCGCATCCCCAATCGCATTTGCAATAGTATCCGAGCATTTCCCTCCCGAAAGAGTCTCTACAGGGATCGGAATTCTCGCCGGATGCTACGGGGCGGGGACACTCCTAGGTATTTTCTTCGGGTCGATCGTGACCGGTATCCTCGGGTGGAGATGGACCTACTATATCCTGATCCCGGTTGTCATCCTGCATCTTGTACTGGTAAATCTCAAAATCCCCTCGTCGCCCGGAACCCCCGGGAGAAAATCGGACTGGGCAGGCGCTTTCCTCCTGCTGGTCGCGATTTTCTTCCTTATGACGGCCGTAACTCTCTGCTACGGAGGAGAGTTTGAGTCCTTGCCGGTCGCTGTTTCGGTGGCACTTTCAGTGATAGTGGGCGTATTGTTCGTATACTGCGAAAAGAGATCTGCATTCCCTTCGATAGACCTCAGAATGCTTAAAAAAAGGAAGGTTGCCATAATCGCGGCGATGGCGCTGCTTTTGAACATGACTACCTTCCTCTACGTTCAGGTATTCCCGTTCATAATCCAGTCCCCAGCAGGCCTTATGCTCGGCGAACTTTTCGTCGGCTGTATAATGGTTCCCGGCTCCATCGCAGACATGATCATGAGTACATCAGCGGGCGTCTGGGTGCGAAGGAAAGGCCATAAACCGGTATTTTACTTGGGCGGGGTACTGATAATAATCGCACCGCTCGTATATTTCCTGCTGCCTCTGTCCGTAATAACGCTCGCGGCGGTCTACACCATATTCTGTGCGGGCATGGGAATGATCTCAACGGCCTATCTCATTCTGATGATCGGCACCGTTCCGCCGGACAGGACCGCGGGTGCAACCGGGCTCCTGAATTCATACACGAACATCGGCGGCATGATCGGGCCGATAATAACCGGCATCTTCCTCGCGACATTCTCGGTAAAAACAGTAGTAGACGGCGTATCATGGCAGACCCCGACACCAGAGGCTTTTTTTTACACATTTGCAACAGGCATGGCTGCAGCACTTGTGATAATGATGCTGATAATCGCGATAAACAACGGGCGGAAGGTTCAATTATGA